Proteins from a genomic interval of Dama dama isolate Ldn47 chromosome 1, ASM3311817v1, whole genome shotgun sequence:
- the LOC133058867 gene encoding olfactory receptor 52R1-like, giving the protein MLTPGNSSSDPVSFILLGIPGLENSQFWVAFPFCAMYVVALVGNITLLHVIRTDPTLHKPMYLFLAMLATTDLVLSTSTQPKMLAIFWFHDHEIEYHACLIQLFFIHAFSSVESGLLMAMALDRYVAVCFPLHHSSILTPSVVGKLGAGVVTRGLLWVSPFCFMVSRMRFCPNRIIPQSYCEHMAVLKLVCADTRVNRAYGLFVAFSVVGFDVIVISVSYVMILRTVLKLPSSEARLKAFGTCASHICVILAFYIPALFTFLTHRFGHHVPRVVHIMFAILYLLVPPMLNPIIYGVRTKQIRDRVIQGCCGKDPWVKA; this is encoded by the coding sequence ATGCTGACTCCAGGGAACAGCTCTTCTGATCCTGTGTCCTTCATCCTGCTTGGGATCCCAGGATTGGAGAATTCCCAGTTTTGGGTTGCCTTTCCATTCTGTGCCATGTATGTTGTGGCTCTAGTAGGCAATATCACTCTCCTTCATGTAATCCGAACTGATCCCACCTTGCATAAGCCCATGTACCTCTTTCTGGCCATGCTGGCTACCACTGACCTGGTCCTCTCCACTTCCACACAACCTAAAATGCTGGCCATATTCTGGTTTCACGATCATGAGATTGAATACCATGCCTGCCTCATCCAGTTGTTCTTCATCCATGCCTTTTCTTCTGTGGAGTCCGGGTTGCTCATGGCTATGGCCTTGGACCGCTACGTGGCTGTCTGCTTCCCACTGCATCACTCTAGTATCCTGACCCCATCTGTCGTGGGTAAACTGGGGGCAGGTGTGGTGACGAGAGGGCTGCTGTGGGTGAGTCCTTTCTGCTTCATGGTGTCCAGGATGCGCTTCTGCCCCAATCGGATCATCCCCCAGTCATACTGTGAGCACATGGCTGTGCTGAAGTTGGTGTGTGCTGACACTAGAGTTAATCGTGCGTATGGACTTTTTGTGGCCTTCTCTGTAGTTGGCTTTGATGTTATTGTCATCAGTGTATCCTATGTCATGATTCTGAGAACAGTGCTAAAGTTACCCTCAAGTGAAGCCCGGCTCAAGGCTTTTGGCACATGTGCCTCTCATATCTGTGTCATCTTGGCTTTCTACATCCCGGCTCTCTTTACTTTCCTCACCCACCGCTTTGGACATCATGTGCCCCGAGTCGTACACATTATGTTTGCTATTCTCTATCTCCTGGTACCCCCCATGCTCAACCCCATCATCTATGGAGTTAGAACCAAACAGATCAGGGACAGGGTTATTCAAGGATGTTGTGGAAAAGACCCCTGGGTCAAAGCTTAG